Genomic segment of Tiliqua scincoides isolate rTilSci1 chromosome 1, rTilSci1.hap2, whole genome shotgun sequence:
gtaaacggcattcttgaaatgttcccatctgttggatgcgtttgcatcgaccgggcctggaagagattcctcaagtgctcgtgcaaattcctccacttttctctgataccgggtcttgctcgtatcaatgcgaggtcttccttcccttttcgtgtgatgcagtcgctttgtttgcagtttcactctgctgcacaccagcgagtggtcggtgtcacaggcagcaccctgatagctgcgtgtgatcttgatgctgggaaggctggagcgtctggtgagaatcaggtcgagctggtgccagtgctttgatcttgggtgtctccaagagactctatgttggggcttcgtgttgaagaacgtgttgctgacacagagaccgtgatgacagcaaaactctagcaggcgttggccattttcattcatcttcccagtgccgaactgacctaagcaagtgggccacgaactgttatcagcaccaactctagcgttgaaatcgccgaggatgaacaatggctcttttacggggatcttcttgatagtggtggccaggtcatcataaaatttgtctttggcttctgctggagacgacagagtcggtgcataagcactgatgagagtgacaggtcctgctgatgactggagctgcagggacaaaattctttcacttcccacagtaggtgggatgatggatttcagcagggtatttctgaccgcaaagccaacaccatgttccctggtttcatttggtggttttccctgccagaagaatgagaaatttcgctccttgacagatccggaatctggcagccttgtctcttgaagggcgacaatgtccatctgcagtctgctcagctccatgtcgatgacagctgttttgcgtgcatcgtctattgcttgcaggtcatcagagaagccaggtgtcattgtcgttacattccaggtgcccagctttagggcaggagttttctgttttctattgcatggtgcagattGCATGGTGCAGATGCAAGTCCCCTTGTAGGGGTATCTATTGCAAGCCCCCTATGTAGGGGTACCCTATGTAGGGGtatctattgcatggtgcagataCAAGCCCCCTTGTAGGGGTTGATCAAACAGGCTCTCACCTCTTCTTCATGAGATTTCCTTCTGTCCTTCAAGATTGTGTTAATTCTTCTGTAGAAGCTGCTGCAATGCTGAATGCAATACTGTCCACTCCATCTTTACTCACCAATTCCCAGTTTCTCTCCAAGAAACCACTATCCCATCCTTGGTATCAGTGTTGTGAACATCTCACTTCCCTGGGAAaagacagctcaatcctgagctgaccagcATGTGAAGcagctgtggcaccaaaatggctactgtggtaCCAATGTGTGCCGGGAAACCCATGGCAGCTCAGGGGAAGagggacattcatctccttcccccgtgtaagggaagtagccctgctaTGGGACTACttaattctgcggcagctcttcaGCCGGCACAGAGTCAAGGAGTACTGTGTCAGACCATGAAGGCCaatacagggctcaggatctggtggagctgagttctGCAGGTcccgctctgctccctcccccgccatgtctcctcactgccctccccccaccttcccctgtcccagaacacgaaagtccctttctcctgaggactGACAGCGGCTGCCCGTGTGCTCTGGATactgccatttttggtgctgtggcagtcatttttggtgctgcggcagccccgtgctctgggcagctcaggattggactgtaatatGCTACTGCACTGTAGCTAAGGTTTTTTCCAGTATAATGTCTGTATTTTAGAAAGACAACTAGATCAAAGCAGCAGGGTCAGAGGAAATAAATAAGCTTATCTGCGCATCTGTGTACAGCTACTTAGCTTCTCACAGGAGACAGTGAAAATATTTAAGACAAAACTATCTATTCAGCTGTACAGATGGCCTGAAAAAAGCAGCTACTTACTCTCAAAAGCTTTCATTATTTAACATTTGTAATTCACAGTCACCATTGATGCCAAAGGCAACTGCAGTTCCAAAGCAGCTAAAAATATCCAAAGACACATAAGTGCACTTGAAACCTCCTTCACTGCTGATATATCTTAATTAATGGGGAATAGGAATAAATGGATCCCAGCACTAGATTACAATACCAGCTTATAAAGTGAATCGGTTTAAATGTACAACTCCCCTCCCAAATGAgtgaaatattattttttaactgATGTCATTTATCTGAtgtgttgtgttttttcccccatctcctttgtctgtaaataaaaaaaataagaaaacagaaCAGTAACAAGAATGCCaacaaaaagaagaaagggggggggaattcatatactgtatatatatgaaattcatatactgtatatatgaaatatatattaCAAAACTTATTAATAAGCGATCTGCAGAAAAtatattcacagcccaatcctacactgtactggaataggcaggcaaaCATATCCTACCCAGGTTAGGAGGTAGATGGAGCgcaactcagaataaggggacaaaattgctggcacagatccaagcagcctggtataATGCTGGGCTGCTTTGGAGGGGAGGGTAGGATCTAGCCTAAatgccagaggccagtcccaacCCCCTTTTGGGTCTGGCCAATGTGGGCTCATTGTCTGCCCACAAGGGACTTGAGTCAGCTTAAGGGAGAGTCAGGACTGCGCTCAAAGAAGCACGCTATGCAGAGAACTCTAAAAAGGCTTCCAATTGTCCAAAAATATGTCCAAATAGTCGTTGTCTTCTATAAGACATGCAATCGAATATTGTTAAAGGTAAAAGGTCTTCAGCCTGCTGAagagttgtggggaggggggcacttaTCTCTCCAGCACTTCAGTATGAGTCTTTTGGCTACAGTAAGGGCAGAAAGAGGCCATTTCCACTGATCTGCAGATAGATTCTGCAAAATAGGTAGATAATTCAAGAGAACGTAAGCATCTACAAATGTCAGTGTTTGTTGTAGTACATAATTAACGGATAGCCTCTTTCCAAAGGATTGTATAACATATACAAAAGGATACAAGAGCACATCATGTGCCCAATGATGTGTTGTTGCtcttattgtttgtttttaatcttgTTTTACATCTCAGTTAGGTTTTATTTTTCCCAAGTATTATTCTTTGTTTGAATTGAGAGGGCTACGTTAGGAGGTGTTGGGAAGGGTCTCAAACCAGATCTCCCAGCAGCCAGTTTCTAGTGTGACCCATGTCCTGGCCCATCAGTAAAGAGCAGGGATTGAAACCTTGTGGATCAAGTGTGTCTTTGAAGTTGGAGATCACCGACAGCTGACCTCTGGTCTTTCAGTGGCCTGCCAGTCTGAGTAATTTGTCAGAGACGCAAAACAGATTCACTTTGCCTCTCCTGTGGTTGACAGGCTCCCTCAGTACTTAATCTCAGTCCAGCCCTGACTACATTTACTTTATCTGACCCTTTTCTGTATTGTAATCTGGTAACCGGTCCTGGCCTATCTTTGAGTGCTCTACCTGCCTCTGGCCTTCTTGCTCACCTGTGCTTGAATAGCCTTTACTACTATGCACTCTTTCGGCCCCTAGCCAAGGCATGATGCATGTACATCAAAAGGAACAGAACTCTTGCTCTGGTGGATCAATACTTCCAAATGGCTGCATTCTATGCATGTGCTCAGAGCCCTCTGACATCTATAAGACAGGGTTAGATCAGCGAATACAACAACTCTGGCTAAGCAACTTTCTTGGGCGCAAACcttaatcaattttccagcactgacatagctgtgccaatggggcatgtgctgcatcctgcatttgggggcagtcgtggaggcctcctcaaggtaaaggaatatttgttcccttacctcagagttgcattgccgttaccttggtgttggaaagttggttaggattgcacccttggttaGCTAACTTCTGGCTAACCAATATTGTAATAtgctttaccaaaaaaaaaaaatcatcacctCTTTCATTTGCTTTGAACCCTAAACACCAGCAAGACCACCTGAAACTTGGACAGAGGCTTCATCTAGTGTGGAATATCTTTAACAGCCCTAGAAGTTCACCAGCTTCAGGGAAAAGCATGCTAGGAACTTTGCTTCTGGTCGAAAAATGAACATTGCCTGTAGCAAGTACAAAACAAAAACTATCCACAGCATGACATGTGCTCTGCATCAAAGCATGAAATGCAAAGCACTTTGGTGATTGTGCCCAGAATGCTctgtttcctgctttgtttaaagagctcATGCAGAGGAAGGAGCAATCTTCCTCCACCTGGTTCCTTAAACAAAGGGAAGTGCAGTGAAGTCACtatgggggtgcaggccgcaccaggtgactcaCACAGGGGaaggtgtgacaccactacttgccaatttttaaaatcttggtattttcaaataataccatcatgttatatatcaatcgatgggtaatttcatgcagaatgcaatgatacaaaccatgttgaaatatctgtattcttttaaaagttatagcccaaaaaccagctggggcagggcaatggtgtatcaccacaTCCACttcccagggcattgccctgcccactgcatggaagtgggtccatcatgggggtgatatgctggtctcccacaccgagtgatgcaaaccctagtggcgccactggaAAAGTGTGCTGAGAATGATCCAATCTGTTTTGCATTTCAAGGACTGAGGAAGGAGACAGATAAATAGGCAAGATTGCTGCATTCTGATTCTTGGAGTGCAGTaatctgctccccacccccccgCATTCTTCTCACATTGATCCTTCCTCCACCTGAAGGACCACCAGTCCTTCTTCCAGGTTCATTTAAATATATTGTTGGAGAAAAGAGAGATTGCTCTGCTCCAAGGATCAGAACGCAGTGATCTCATTCCTTCCTTTGTGCAGGCTCCTTACACAAAGCAGCAAATGCAGAGCACACAATCCCGTCGGTTTCTAGAGGAACACAGTCATAGGACAACTCGCAGCAAACTTTACTTGCATAActtcatttctgctcaatgttgacATGCACAATTCTGGACTGTACAATAGAAGAGAGGATAGGTCTTTCCCCTAAGGGCCTTACATTCTAGAAACAGGACAGATGACAGGAACAGGGAAGGGAAATGGTGTCAGAGTAAATGGAGAAAGATTGTGTGGTTATTTCATGGCCCTGGCTATGAGAGCTCAATTTGATAACATGTTAAGGCTCTGCAAGAAACTAGGATGCATGCTATATAAATACATGGGGAGAATGCATTAATCTCTCTCCCTTTGCTTCACAGACTTCTGCTGTATGCCTTTGGCACTCTGGACATACTTGGATAATCTGATTAGGAGCTTTTCTTGAACACCACTACATTTCTCTAATGCTGTAGTGACCATGGCTGTATTTAAAGTAAAATTCACAAAAACAAAGAGAGACAAACTGGCTCAAATCTTGTGGATCCTCAACTGGATTTCTGTGGTGTCTGGTGTCATTCTCTTCAGCCTGGGACTCTTCTTGAAAATAGAGATCAGAAAGCGCAGCGAGGTGATGGCCAAGGGTGACATTAACTCTGTTCCCAACATGCTAATCTCTGTTGGGGTCATAGCCTGCATCATCAACTTTCTTGGAGGCAAAATCTGCTACGACTGCACAGACGGTGAAAAATTTAATCGTTGGAAGCTGGTTATGCTCCCATACATTGTATGCACATTTTGCTTTACCTTCTGCATCTTGGTAGGTGCAGTTATGTGTTATACTATGAGAAATGAACTGGAGGAATCTCTATATCTGGGACTAAGGGATGCTATTAAATTCTACAAAGACACAGACATCCCTGGAAGGTGCTTTTTAAAGCGAACTATAGATATGTTACAAATCAGATTCCAATGCTGTGGAAACAACGGTTTCAGGGACTGGTTTGAAATTCAGTGGGTATCTGCTCGCTACCTGGATATGGCTTCCAGGGAGGTTCTAGAGTAAGTATtaatgtgaaacttttttttttattatacccTCCTATCAGTTTGTGTCTCTGTTCAGCATATGGATCACCAAGGGTAACCAGAAAACACTAggccaggagttctcaaactttttggcctccagagacctTTCCTAACA
This window contains:
- the LOC136645050 gene encoding photoreceptor outer segment membrane glycoprotein 2 encodes the protein MAVFKVKFTKTKRDKLAQILWILNWISVVSGVILFSLGLFLKIEIRKRSEVMAKGDINSVPNMLISVGVIACIINFLGGKICYDCTDGEKFNRWKLVMLPYIVCTFCFTFCILVGAVMCYTMRNELEESLYLGLRDAIKFYKDTDIPGRCFLKRTIDMLQIRFQCCGNNGFRDWFEIQWVSARYLDMASREVLDRLKSNVDGKFLVDGVPFSCCNPISPRPCIQYQLTNNSAHYNYDLMTEELNVWMKGCREALLDYYTDIMRSIGIAVFIIWLFELSVLTGVRYLQTAMKNVLLLGDPQCDSDGWLLENSFVETAKYNINIIKNLGKANQISTVSGMNDPNMDVQTANCGPENVPTKSIPKA